One Zeugodacus cucurbitae isolate PBARC_wt_2022May chromosome 3, idZeuCucr1.2, whole genome shotgun sequence genomic region harbors:
- the LOC105209687 gene encoding protein Aster-B isoform X5 — protein MIKNIENISTHANAEEKDEEKEEKDICCGPNRKSSITEDIGAAQVNKLKPIEEGTEESKAINTNTTATDNDAANVASGNVQELGGGDSKLPYNTLSSTTVKVETTEHAPNSSESESNLVSTGSHKSTQNSIKFSTVSETLESLLSDTDKAHTKENRDSVVDTTADGLLHKTIAVESPLSRDNSTSSVFGKTKLSKTPSFSKLSSSLQSSLGTLSGSRPDEDTISKSSDTSGELVRGICDDSSAVDKPKGGSRLSERAKKKSWYNVLYPNYKSRAEDFKKLFKEVPSEERLIVDYSCALQRDILVQGRLYVSQNYVCFHANIFRWETYLTIRWKDVTSITKEKTALVIPNAISICTANEKYFFATFTTRDKAFLMLFRVWQNTLMNKQMLPQEIWQWVHNCYGDELGLTTDDEEDYIDPTTVPTENEGDIDYVSALEDANSIVSSTLTSDYNTTHSTLNANISGGNSSSTSSGGGGATKSRSRSYFFSSNKSISNSLTTTSTSGSDNKASDNNRNERESINTMNAKELTLTSVKPDDDAGKSKMGSSTTNESGSGASKDTKSSTLKAQTHEKRKVSKSTRVRDEAASNNQTNLPTDVSGSSDSEENKTPFVATAECTSAHEGRQLVHTILPINVDTLFNLLFSKSKFLMEFHAMRKTENMSFGEWVTDEDGKKTRAVSLTVQLIASVGPKAAKVTETQEMRDCSKPGELYSIDITSVNAGIPYADSFSVLMHYCFVRTVDDHTMLSVHAQIKYKKSIWGVVKGFIEKNTWAGLEEYFNAMQQALQSETCIPPAKAKGRRPRRGTAAQARPAEEVPEAQTKSEAVEVAVATSRRNVPRLPLVTAQQSAVDPEPQNKHKWLSVFVIGLLCFLIVLNVILLLKLWTLEERIDEDVSNRARLPNLAALRELPNSNEEWVELLRQQEILHEAELKKWHKVLQTAIELLKKVSAVCEFIYKNDKLTQQIEKIHEEL, from the exons AT gataaaaaatattgagaacaTATCAACTCATGCGAACGCTGAGGAAAAAGATGAAGAAAAGGAAGAAAAAGATATTTGTTGTGGTCCCAACAG GAAATCTTCCATCACCGAAGATATTGGTGCAGCACAGGTCAACAAACTCAAGCCAATCGAAGAGGGAACCGAAGAAAGCAAAGCTATAAACACTAATACTACGGCAACTGATAATGACGCAGCCAATGTAGCTTCTGGTAACGTTCAGGAACTCGGAGGCGGCGATTCCAAATTGCCGTATAATACCTTGTCTTCAACCACTGTCAAAGTAGAGACTACTGAACACGCCCCTAATTCATCAGAGTCTGAATCGAATTTAGTCTCCACTGGGTCCCACAAATCCACACAGAACTCCATTAAATTCTCAACAGTGTCGGAAACACTTGAAAGTCTGCTCAGTGACACTGACAAAGCCCATACAAAGGAAAATCGAGATTCAGTGGTTGATACCACAGCGGACGGACTGTTACATAAGACAATTGCCGTCGAGAGTCCACTAAGCCGAGATAACTCAACCTCGAGTGTTTTTGGcaaaactaaattatctaaaacaCCATCGTTTTCCAAATTATCCAGCAGCTTGCAGAGTTCGCTGGGAACACTTAGCGGCAGCCGCCCTGATGAG GACACCATCAGCAAGTCCAGCGATACCTCTGGAGAGTTAGTGCGCGGCATATGCGACGATTCGAGTGCTGTTGATAAGCCAAAAGGCGGTTCGCGGCTCTCGGAGCGAGCCAAAAAGAAGTCCTGGTACAACGTCCTCTATCCGAATTACAAATCTCGTGCAGAGGACTTCAAGAAGCTCTTTAAGGAAGTACCGAGCGAGGAGCGTCTCATTGTAG ATTACTCGTGTGCATTGCAGCGCGACATACTCGTGCAGGGACGGTTGTATGTCTCCCAGAATTATGTGTGTTTCCATGCGAATATATTCCGATGGGAAACATATTTAACCATACGTTGGAAGGATGTTACGTCAATAACAAAGGAGAAAACTGCTCTTGTCATACCGAATGCCATTTCGATTTGTACTGCTAATGAAAAGTACTTCTTTGCTACATTTACAACACGTGACAAGGCGTTTTTGATGCTCTTTCGAGTATGGCAGAATACGTTGATGAACAAGCAAATGCTACCGCAAGAAATCTGGCAATGGGTGCATAATTGTTACGGCGACGAACTTGGTTTAACCACAGACGACGAAGAAGACTACATTGATCCGACCACAGTACCCACAGAGAACGAAGGTGACATTGATTATGTATCAGCACTAGAAGACGCAAACTCTATTGTTAGCTCAACTCTCACAAGCGACTACAACACGACACATTCAACTCTCAACGCCAACATCAGCGGCGGCAATAGTTCCAGCAcaagcagcggcggcggcggtgccACTAAATCCAGATCAAGGTCATACTTTTTCAGTTCGAATAAATCGATTTCGAACTCTTTGACCACAACGTCGACAAGCGGTTCAGATAACAAAGCAAGTGACAATAACAGAAACGAACGCGAATCCATAAACACAATGAACGCGAAGGAGTTAACACTGACTTCGGTGAAGCCCGACGATGATGCTGGCAAGAGTAAGATGGGCAGTTCTACTACCAATGAAAGTGGCAGCGGCGCCAGTAAAGACACAAAAAGTTCAACGCTTAAAGCGCAAACGCATGAAAAGCGCAAAGTCTCAAAGAGTACGCGCGTCCGAGATGAGGCGGCGAGCAATAATCAAACCAATTTGCCTACAGATGTCTCTGGCTCTAGTGACTCTGAAGAGAACAAAACTCC ttttgttgcaACGGCGGAATGCACATCAGCACATGAGGGCCGTCAATTAGTACACACAATACTTCCCATAAATGTAGATACGCTCTTCAACTTGCTCTTCTCAAAGTCTAAATTCCTAATGGAATTCCATGCGATGCGCAAGACCGAGAATATGTCTTTCGGCGAATGGGTAACTGATGAGGACGGTAAGAAGACGCGCGCTGTGAGCTTGACCGTGCAGTTAATAGCTTCCGTGGGACCAAAAGCAGCCAAG GTTACCGAGACGCAAGAGATGCGTGACTGCAGCAAACCGGGCGAACTGTATTCCATAGATATAACTAGTGTTAACGCTGGCATTCCATATGCTGATAGTTTTAGTGTTTTAATGCATTACTGCTTCGTAAG AACCGTTGATGACCACACAATGTTGTCTGTCCATGcgcaaattaaatacaaaaaatccaTTTGGGGTGTCGTCAAGGGCTTCATAGAGAAGAACACTTGGGCTGGCTTGGAGGAGTACTTCAACGCAATGCAACAGGCTTTGCAAAGTGAGACCTGCATACCACCCGCCAAGGCCAAGGGACGACGTCCACGTCGCG GTACTGCGGCCCAAGCTCGCCCCGCGGAAGAAGTGCCCGAAGCTCAAACTAAAAGCGAAGCAGTTGAAGTGGCCGTGGCCACCAGTCGGCGCAATGTGCCGCGGCTACCGCTCGTCACCGCACAGCAGTCCGCCGTCGACCCGGAACCGCAAAACAAGCACAAGTGGCTGTCGGTGTTCGTGATTGGCCTATTGTGTTTCTTAATCGTTCTAAATGTCATACTCCTACTTAAGCTGTGGACTTTGGAAGAGCGCATCGACGAAGATGTGAGCAATAGAGCGCGCTTACCAAATTTGGCTGCTTTGCG GGAATTGCCGAACTCGAACGAAGAGTGGGTGGAGTTGTTGCGTCAGCAGGAGATCTTGCACGAGGCAGAGCTGAAGAAGTGGCACAAAGTGTTGCAAACTGCCATTGAATTGCTGAAAAAGGTGAGCGCCGTGTGCGAATTTATTTACAAGAATGACAAACTAACACAACAGATCGAAAAGATCCATGAGGAGCTCTAG
- the LOC105209687 gene encoding protein Aster-B isoform X3, which translates to MNCASTKRQQSTTTTAINNTEAAPFTSTSPSPLLVTSSIEQRNYVANSDSNIITTSTQCSDIKKERPTPPPRSGRAQKYTTAAAPAQQTLMKSSITEDIGAAQVNKLKPIEEGTEESKAINTNTTATDNDAANVASGNVQELGGGDSKLPYNTLSSTTVKVETTEHAPNSSESESNLVSTGSHKSTQNSIKFSTVSETLESLLSDTDKAHTKENRDSVVDTTADGLLHKTIAVESPLSRDNSTSSVFGKTKLSKTPSFSKLSSSLQSSLGTLSGSRPDEDTISKSSDTSGELVRGICDDSSAVDKPKGGSRLSERAKKKSWYNVLYPNYKSRAEDFKKLFKEVPSEERLIVDYSCALQRDILVQGRLYVSQNYVCFHANIFRWETYLTIRWKDVTSITKEKTALVIPNAISICTANEKYFFATFTTRDKAFLMLFRVWQNTLMNKQMLPQEIWQWVHNCYGDELGLTTDDEEDYIDPTTVPTENEGDIDYVSALEDANSIVSSTLTSDYNTTHSTLNANISGGNSSSTSSGGGGATKSRSRSYFFSSNKSISNSLTTTSTSGSDNKASDNNRNERESINTMNAKELTLTSVKPDDDAGKSKMGSSTTNESGSGASKDTKSSTLKAQTHEKRKVSKSTRVRDEAASNNQTNLPTDVSGSSDSEENKTPFVATAECTSAHEGRQLVHTILPINVDTLFNLLFSKSKFLMEFHAMRKTENMSFGEWVTDEDGKKTRAVSLTVQLIASVGPKAAKVTETQEMRDCSKPGELYSIDITSVNAGIPYADSFSVLMHYCFVRTVDDHTMLSVHAQIKYKKSIWGVVKGFIEKNTWAGLEEYFNAMQQALQSETCIPPAKAKGRRPRRGTAAQARPAEEVPEAQTKSEAVEVAVATSRRNVPRLPLVTAQQSAVDPEPQNKHKWLSVFVIGLLCFLIVLNVILLLKLWTLEERIDEDVSNRARLPNLAALRELPNSNEEWVELLRQQEILHEAELKKWHKVLQTAIELLKKVSAVCEFIYKNDKLTQQIEKIHEEL; encoded by the exons ATGAATTGTGCCAGTACTAAAAGACAACAAtccacaacaactacagcaattAATAATACGGAGGCAGCGCCATTCACTTCAACATCACCATCACCACTATTAGTAACCTCTTCAATAGAACAGAGAAACTACGTTGCAAACTCGGACTCAAATATAATTACTACTTCTACACAGTGTAGTGACATAAAAAAGGAACGACCAACACCACCTCCCAGATCAGGAAGGGCCCAAAAATATACTACAGCTGCGGCGCCGGCTCAACAAACGCTGAT GAAATCTTCCATCACCGAAGATATTGGTGCAGCACAGGTCAACAAACTCAAGCCAATCGAAGAGGGAACCGAAGAAAGCAAAGCTATAAACACTAATACTACGGCAACTGATAATGACGCAGCCAATGTAGCTTCTGGTAACGTTCAGGAACTCGGAGGCGGCGATTCCAAATTGCCGTATAATACCTTGTCTTCAACCACTGTCAAAGTAGAGACTACTGAACACGCCCCTAATTCATCAGAGTCTGAATCGAATTTAGTCTCCACTGGGTCCCACAAATCCACACAGAACTCCATTAAATTCTCAACAGTGTCGGAAACACTTGAAAGTCTGCTCAGTGACACTGACAAAGCCCATACAAAGGAAAATCGAGATTCAGTGGTTGATACCACAGCGGACGGACTGTTACATAAGACAATTGCCGTCGAGAGTCCACTAAGCCGAGATAACTCAACCTCGAGTGTTTTTGGcaaaactaaattatctaaaacaCCATCGTTTTCCAAATTATCCAGCAGCTTGCAGAGTTCGCTGGGAACACTTAGCGGCAGCCGCCCTGATGAG GACACCATCAGCAAGTCCAGCGATACCTCTGGAGAGTTAGTGCGCGGCATATGCGACGATTCGAGTGCTGTTGATAAGCCAAAAGGCGGTTCGCGGCTCTCGGAGCGAGCCAAAAAGAAGTCCTGGTACAACGTCCTCTATCCGAATTACAAATCTCGTGCAGAGGACTTCAAGAAGCTCTTTAAGGAAGTACCGAGCGAGGAGCGTCTCATTGTAG ATTACTCGTGTGCATTGCAGCGCGACATACTCGTGCAGGGACGGTTGTATGTCTCCCAGAATTATGTGTGTTTCCATGCGAATATATTCCGATGGGAAACATATTTAACCATACGTTGGAAGGATGTTACGTCAATAACAAAGGAGAAAACTGCTCTTGTCATACCGAATGCCATTTCGATTTGTACTGCTAATGAAAAGTACTTCTTTGCTACATTTACAACACGTGACAAGGCGTTTTTGATGCTCTTTCGAGTATGGCAGAATACGTTGATGAACAAGCAAATGCTACCGCAAGAAATCTGGCAATGGGTGCATAATTGTTACGGCGACGAACTTGGTTTAACCACAGACGACGAAGAAGACTACATTGATCCGACCACAGTACCCACAGAGAACGAAGGTGACATTGATTATGTATCAGCACTAGAAGACGCAAACTCTATTGTTAGCTCAACTCTCACAAGCGACTACAACACGACACATTCAACTCTCAACGCCAACATCAGCGGCGGCAATAGTTCCAGCAcaagcagcggcggcggcggtgccACTAAATCCAGATCAAGGTCATACTTTTTCAGTTCGAATAAATCGATTTCGAACTCTTTGACCACAACGTCGACAAGCGGTTCAGATAACAAAGCAAGTGACAATAACAGAAACGAACGCGAATCCATAAACACAATGAACGCGAAGGAGTTAACACTGACTTCGGTGAAGCCCGACGATGATGCTGGCAAGAGTAAGATGGGCAGTTCTACTACCAATGAAAGTGGCAGCGGCGCCAGTAAAGACACAAAAAGTTCAACGCTTAAAGCGCAAACGCATGAAAAGCGCAAAGTCTCAAAGAGTACGCGCGTCCGAGATGAGGCGGCGAGCAATAATCAAACCAATTTGCCTACAGATGTCTCTGGCTCTAGTGACTCTGAAGAGAACAAAACTCC ttttgttgcaACGGCGGAATGCACATCAGCACATGAGGGCCGTCAATTAGTACACACAATACTTCCCATAAATGTAGATACGCTCTTCAACTTGCTCTTCTCAAAGTCTAAATTCCTAATGGAATTCCATGCGATGCGCAAGACCGAGAATATGTCTTTCGGCGAATGGGTAACTGATGAGGACGGTAAGAAGACGCGCGCTGTGAGCTTGACCGTGCAGTTAATAGCTTCCGTGGGACCAAAAGCAGCCAAG GTTACCGAGACGCAAGAGATGCGTGACTGCAGCAAACCGGGCGAACTGTATTCCATAGATATAACTAGTGTTAACGCTGGCATTCCATATGCTGATAGTTTTAGTGTTTTAATGCATTACTGCTTCGTAAG AACCGTTGATGACCACACAATGTTGTCTGTCCATGcgcaaattaaatacaaaaaatccaTTTGGGGTGTCGTCAAGGGCTTCATAGAGAAGAACACTTGGGCTGGCTTGGAGGAGTACTTCAACGCAATGCAACAGGCTTTGCAAAGTGAGACCTGCATACCACCCGCCAAGGCCAAGGGACGACGTCCACGTCGCG GTACTGCGGCCCAAGCTCGCCCCGCGGAAGAAGTGCCCGAAGCTCAAACTAAAAGCGAAGCAGTTGAAGTGGCCGTGGCCACCAGTCGGCGCAATGTGCCGCGGCTACCGCTCGTCACCGCACAGCAGTCCGCCGTCGACCCGGAACCGCAAAACAAGCACAAGTGGCTGTCGGTGTTCGTGATTGGCCTATTGTGTTTCTTAATCGTTCTAAATGTCATACTCCTACTTAAGCTGTGGACTTTGGAAGAGCGCATCGACGAAGATGTGAGCAATAGAGCGCGCTTACCAAATTTGGCTGCTTTGCG GGAATTGCCGAACTCGAACGAAGAGTGGGTGGAGTTGTTGCGTCAGCAGGAGATCTTGCACGAGGCAGAGCTGAAGAAGTGGCACAAAGTGTTGCAAACTGCCATTGAATTGCTGAAAAAGGTGAGCGCCGTGTGCGAATTTATTTACAAGAATGACAAACTAACACAACAGATCGAAAAGATCCATGAGGAGCTCTAG